GGACGGCCTGCTCGCCGCGCCCGGATCGCCTCATGCCGAGCAGCCTACCGGAACGGAACGAAGTATTCCGCTCCGCTCGTGAAGCTGCTACATTGGAACGGAACAAAGCATTCCGTTCCGTTCGACTGGCACTCCACCGAGGAGCAGGACATGGCCCCGATTCGCCCCTTCCGCATCGATGTGCCCCAGGCCGACCTCGACGACCTCCGCGACCGGCTGACCCGCACCCGCTGGACCCCGGAGATCCCCGGCCAGGGCTGGACCCGCGGCGTCCCGGTCGACTACCTGCGCGGCCTGGCCGACTACTGGGCCGGTGAGTTCGACTGGCGCGCCGCCGAGGCCCGGCTCAACGAGCTGCCCCAGTTCACCACCGAGGTGGACGGCCAGAACCTGCACTTCGCGCACGTCCGGTCGGCCGACCCGGCCGCCGTCCCGCTGCTGATCAGCCACGACTGGCCCGCGTCGTTCGCGCTGTACCTGCCGGTGGTCGAGGCGCTCCGGGCGCACTTCCACCTGGTCCTGGTCAGCAACCCGGGCGTCGGCTTCTCCGGCCCGCTCACCGCCCCGGGGTGGAGCACGGCCCGCAGCGCCGCCGCGCTGAACGAGATCATGGCCCGTCTCGGCTACGAGCGATATGGCGTGCAGGGCACCGGCGGCGGCGCGTGGATCGCCGTCGAGATGGGCCGCCAGGCCCCCGACAGGGTGATCGGCGTGCACGTCAACGGTCACATCACCTTCCCGTCCGGCGACCCGGCCGAGTTCGACGGGCTGACCGAGGCCGAGCAGGACCGGCTGCGCCGCCTCCAGGAGTTCCGCGACGAGCGGATGGGCTTCGCCGCGATCCAGTCGACCCGCCCGCAGACCCTGGCGTTCGGCCTGCACGACTCGCCGGTCGGCCAGCTCGCCTGGATCGTCGAGAAGTTCCAGGAGTGGACCGACCCGGCCGCTCAGCTCCCCGAGGACGCCGTCGGGCGCGACCTGCTGCTCACCAACGTCAGCCTCTACTGGTTCACCGGCACCGCCGGCTCCTCGGCGAACACGTACTGGGAGTCCGCTCACGACCCGTCGGCCTGGGCGCCGAAGGAGAAGTCGACGGTCCCGCTCGGCGTCGCCCTGGGCGTCACCGACATCACCGTGCGGCGCTTCGCCGAGCGCGAGGCGCCGGTCACCCACTGGACCGAGCTTCCCGCCGGTGGCAACTTCCTCCCCGCGGAGGAGCCCAAGCTCTTCGCCGACGACGTCACCGCCTTCTTCCACGCCGCCGGCTCCTGACCGGACCCGGCGCGAAGCGGTGGTGGCCGACGGCCCACCACCGCTTCGGGGGGCCGCTTCGGGGGGCCGCTTCGGGGGGCCGCTTCGGGGGGCCGCTTCGGGGGGCCGCTTCGGGGGCCGCTTCGGGGGGCCGCTTCGGGGGGCCGCTTCGGGGGGCCGCTTCGGGGGGCCGCTTCGGGGGGCCGCTTCGGGGGGCCGCTTCGGGGGGCCGCTTCGGGGGGCCGCTTCGCGTCGGGCCGTCGGACCGCTCGTGGTGCGACCCGTCTTTCCGCAGTCCGGAGGAGCGTGAGCCGGTCCGCGAATCGCCCGCTCTCGGGCGCCCTCGTTTCCGTGCCGGGCTGAGGGGGAGCGGTGAGGTCCGCGCGGTAGCGTGCGGGGGTGTCAGCGCCGTTGTTTCTGGTTGAGAGCCTGCCCCCGGGGTCGTCGTTCACGCTGGACGGCCCGGAGGGGCACCACGCCGCCACCGTGCAGCGGCTTCGGGTCGGCGAGGCGCTGATCCTCGCGGACGGGCGTGGCGGGACCGCGCACGCCGAGGTGGTCGCGGTGGGCCGGGGCAGCGTCGACGTGGCGGTGCGGGAGCGGGCTCAGGAGGCGGCGGCCGACCCGCGGCTGGTCGTCGTGCAGGGCATCGCCAAGGGGGACCGGGGCGAGCTGGCCGTGCAGGCGATGACCGAGACCGGCGTTGACGAGATCGTGCCGTGGGCGGCGTCCCGGTCGGTGGCACAGTGGCGTGGCGACCGCGGCTTCAAGGCCCGCGACAAGTGGGCGGCGACCGCGCGGGAGGCCGCCAAGCAGGCCCGCCGGTCCTGGCTGCCGTCGGTGGCCGGCGACCCGGACTGCTCCACCAAGCAGGTCGCCGCCCGGCTCGCCGACGCGGCCGCCGCCTTCGTCCTGCACGAGGAGGCCACCGAGCGCCTGACCGCCGCGCCGCTGCCCGCGACCGGCGAGATCATCCTGGTGGTCGGCCCCGAGGGCGGCATCAGCGACGCCGAGCGGGACGCTTTCCGCGACGCCGGAGCCGTCCCGGTCCGCCTGGGCGACGCGGTCCTGCGCACCTCGACCGCCGGCGTCGCGGCGCTCGCGGTCCTCTCCACCCGGCTCGGCCGCTGGTGATGATGCCGACCGGGTGACGTCGGTCTCGCGCGCGTCGAGGTCTGGTGTCCCCGTGCTCGCGGTCCTCTCCAGCCGGCTCGGCTGCTGCTGAAGCCGACCGGGGACATCGGTCCGGCACACGTCGAGGGTGCGCGTGCTCCACGCGTACCGAAAGAAATCCGGCGGGCCGGAAAGGTCCGGCGGACCTGGAGGTCAGCGGCGGCGGGCCAGAGCCACGTCGGTGTGCACCACGAAGTCGATCGTGCCGCCCGCGGCCTCGACCGCGGCGACCGTGTCGGTCAGGACGGCGTCGGCGCGGTCCGGGGGCAGGGTCCGGTACAGCGACAGGGACAGCAGGTGCTCCCGGTAGAGGTCGGCGGAGTAGGAGCGGGCCGAGCGGTAGCGCAGCGTCCGCATGCCGGTGAAGGCGTCGCCGGGCAGGTGCAGCTCCGGCCACTCCTTGGCGAAGGAGAGCGGCTCCGGTGACCGGCTGCCGGCCGGCGAGTGGTGCGGCGTGTGTTCGCCCGCCAGGCCGTGGCGGTGGTTGACCTCGGTCAGTGCGGCGTGCAGGTCGGGGTCGGCGACGAAGAAGACGTTCCAGAACGGGGCGAACAGGCCGCCCGGCGCGAGGGCGGCCGCGGCCAGCGCGGCGCGGCGGGCGGGGTCGACCCAGTGCCAGGCCTGGGCGCTGATCAACAGGGGGTAGGCCCGGTCCGGGGTCCAGCTCTCGAAGGTGGTCTCCAGGACCCGCACGCCCGGCAGACTCCGGCGCAGCACGGCGGCCATCCGCGGGTCCGGCTCCAGGCAGGTCAGCTCGGCGCCGAGCGCGGCGAACCCGGCCGTCGCCTTCCCGGTGCCGGCGCCGACCTCCAGCACCGGGCCGGGACCGGCCTCGGCCAGCAGGTCGGCCGCCAGCTCCGCCGGGTATCCGGGACGCACCCGGTGGTAGCTCTCCGCCACCTCGCCGAAGACGCGTCCCCGGTCAGTCGCCGTCATCGATCAAGGATGTCAGAGTGCGCTCCAGCCAGGCGCGCTCGGCCTGGGACGTGGCCCGGGCGATCTCGAACATCCCCTGCCGGAACGGATCGTCCACGTCGGCGGCCCGCAGCCGCTCCCCGCCCCGGGAGAAGAACGTGGCCGGAGCCGCGAGGAACGCCAGGCGGCGCCGGAGCACCTCGGCCTGCTCCGCCCGATCCGGCAGATGGCGCAGGAACGCGAGGACGGTGAAGTACCGGTTCCGATCGGTGATCTCCACCTCGGAGGGTGTGCGGAGGCGCCGGAGCAGTTCGGCGTGGCCCGCCTCGGTGAGGGAGAGCATCCACCGGGGGGCGGCCGACGTGCCCGGCTCGGTGCGGCGCTCCAGCAGGCCGGCGGCCGTGAGCCGGTTGATCGCCGGGTACAGAGCGCCGTCGCTGACCGGGCGCACGTGGCCGGTGAGCGAGGTGATCCGGTCCTTCAGCTCGTAGCCGTGCAGCGGCTCGTCGTGCAGGAAGCCGAGGATCGCGAGCGCCAGCATCACTGCCCTTCCCGGTTGTTCGGTGCCGGGTCAGCCTATATCGTTCCGTGGCACCTCGATTCGAGGTAGAACGAAACGAGGTAGCGATGGATCATCGAACACCGCTGGTACGCCTGGCCGTGCCGAACTATGTGGCGCTGCTCTCCGGCGTGCTGACCGGCATCGTCGACGTCGCCTGGGTGGCCCGGCTCGGTCCCGCTCCGGTCGCCGCGGTCGCGGTCGCCACCGGCGTGGAGAACGCGCTGCTCGGCATCGTTCTACTGATCAACGGTGGGGTGACGGTGCGGCTCGCGGCCGCGCACGGCGCCGGTGACGGTGCCGCCGCCCGATCCGTGATCCGCGCCGGCTGGTTGCTGTACACGCTGATCACCCCGGTGGTGGTGCTCGCCGGGCTGGCCCTGCGGCATCCGCTCGCCGACGCCTTCCTCGACGACCCCGCGGCGGCCCGGCTCGCCGCCGGCTACCTCGCCGTGCTCTTCCCGGGCGTGGCGATCTTCTATGCCCAGCAGGTCGTCGACGGGATCTTCGCCGGGCACGGCGACACCCGTACGCCGATGCGCCTGGCGCTGACCGCCAACGCTCTGATCCTGATCCTCGACCCGCTGCTGATCTACGGACCGGGTCCGCTGCCGGCCCTCGGCATCACCGGTGCCGCCCTGGCCACCACGGCCGGGCGCGCTGTCGCGCTGGTCATCGGGCTGGTGCTGCGGCATCGGGCGGCCGGAGGCGGCGCCCGGAAAAACCCCGCGGTGGGCGCGGTCCTGCGCACCGGCGCACCGATCGCGGGCGATTTCCTGGTACGCATGAGCGGCGCTCTGGCCCTGCTCGCCGTCGTCGGCCGGTCCGGCGTGGCCGCGGTCGCCGCGTACGGCATCGGGCTGAAGGTGCTGTATTTCGCCACCATGGCGTTCTATGCCCTGCGGAACGCCGCGACCATCCACGCCCCGCGAACCCTCGCCGTGCACCCGGATCAGCGTCCCGCCATCGGCCGCCAGGTGCTCACCCTGGCGTTGGCCGCCGGCGCCGCCGCGAGCGCCGTCTTCGCCCTGCTCGCCCCGCTGATCATGCGAGCGTTCACCGCCGAGCGGGAGGTGACCACGATCGGCGTGCTCTTCCTGCGCTGCGTCGGCGGCTACCTGACACCCATCGCGGGGGTCATCGCACTGGCCGGATTCCTGATGGCGGCCGGCCGGGGACCCGCGCTGTTCGCCGTGACCGTGACCGGGACCGCCACCCAGACCGTCCTGGCCTGGTGGCTGTCCGCTCGCCTGGACCTGCCCGGCGTCTGGCTGGCGATGTGCCTGGCCGCGCTCCTCCAACTGCTCCTGGTGCTCCGCCTCGGCCGCCTCTTCCCGGGCATCCGGGCTTTTCCACAACGTCACGTTGTCCACAGCCGCCTCACCCGCCCCCGCGACTTCTCGCCACACTGATCAGCGGGGGAGCCCCCAGGGTGGGCGGGCCGGCGGAGTTGGGGACTCGGGGTGTCCGGCACGCCTGCGGCCCCGGAGCGACCTCCGCCTCCGAGCCACCCGACGGCCGCCCACGGCCACCGCCGGCCGCCCACGGCCGCCCGTGGGTTCAGGAGTGGTCGATCTCGGTGACCAGGCGAGGATCGTCGAGGGCGTGCCCGGCAGTCACCGTGTACAGGCCGGGGATGGTCTGCCAGCCGTCGGACCAGATCTGAAAGGCGCGTTCCGGCAGCGGTATCCGGACCGTGACCGACTCACCCGGCTCGGCCTGGACCGAGGCAAAACCGGCCAGCCACTGGCGAGGCCGGTCGGCCGGGGCGGGCGCGGACGAGGAGAGGTAGATCTGCACCACCTCCCGCCCGGTGCGCCCGCCGGTGTTGGTCACGGTCACGGTGGCCGCTTCGGGTGACGCCGTGAGGTCCGAGTACGCCCAGGTCGTGTAGCCGAGGCCGGAACCGAACGCGTAGCGCGGGCGCTCCGTCCAGCCCCGGTATCCGATGAAGATGCCCTCGTCGTACGCGAGGGATCCGTTCTCGGGCCGGACCGCGAGCACCGGGCAGTCCGCCTCGCGCCGCGGCCAGGTGGTCGGGAGCCGCCCGCCGGGTTCCTCGGCGCCGGCCAGCACTGCCGCGAGGGCCGCGCCCGCCTCCTGCCCGGGGAACCAGGTGAGCAGCACCGCCGCCACCTCGTCGGCCCACGGCAGCAGCACCGGCGAGCCGGCGTTGACCACCACGACCGTGCGCGGGTTGGCGGCCGCGACCCGGGTCACCAGCTCGTCCTGCCGGCCGGGCAGCGCGAGCGACGTCCGGTCGAAGCCTTCCGACTCGACCTGCTCGGTGGTGCCGACGACCACCACGGCCACGTCCGAGCGGGCGGCCAGCGCGACCGCCTCGTCGATCAGGCCGTCCTCGTCGGGGCCGGGCGGGCGGTGCCCGAGCGTGGTGCCGGCCGAGTGGGCGGTTCCCGGTTCGAAGCTCTGCCGCAGGGTGACCGTGACCGGCTCGCCGGCCGGCAGGGTGACGGTGAACCGCTGTTCGCGCGGGTGCAGCAGCAGGTCGGCGCGGCCGGTGCCGGGCGGGTGCAGGGAGCCCTGGTAGAGCTTCTGGTCGCCGACGGTCAGCTCGAACGCGCCGAAGCCGGAGATCGCGAAGATGTGCTCGCCGCCGGTCTCCGGGGTGTAGGTGGTGGTCAGTTCCAGGAAGCTGATCTCGTCGACGGCCAGCCCGCCGGGCGGGTCGCCGAGCCAGCGGACCGCCGCTGTCGGCACCGCGAACCGGTAGGCGCCGATGTCGATCCGGAACGGCGACCAGCCGGGGCCCTGGGCCGCGGGCAGGAACGGCCGCGGGTCGGCTCCGACCGCGTAGGAGACGTGCGGGAACGTCCGGCGGATGCCGTCCAGCGGGGAGATCACGTGGGGCGGGGCCACCTGGGCGCTGCCGCCGCCGAGCACGCGGGCGTCCTGGGCGAGGGCGCCGATCACCGCGACCGGCCCCGTTTCTTCGGGACCGAGGGGGAGAAGCCCCTCGTTGCGGGCCAGGACGAACGACCGGGCCGCGATCCGGTGCGCGACCTCGTCACCGTCCAGCGGACCGGGAGCGGCCTGCGCAACGGCGGGCAGACCGGGACCGGGCGGCGGCGGGGACAGGACGCCGACGCGGGCCGCCAGGCGCAGGACCCGGCGTACCTTGTCGTCGACGACCTCGATCGGGACGGACCCGGACCGGACCGCCTCCGCGAGGGCGGGTCCCCAGGGGTTGTCCATCGCGGGCATCGCGATGTCCAGGCCGCCGAGCGCCGCCCCGACCGTCGACCGAGCGGCCCGCCAGTCGGAGACGACCACTCCGTCGAAACCCCACTCGTCCTTGAGGATCTCCTGCTGGAGACGTCCGTTCTGTGCCATCGACGTGCCGTTCACGCTGTTGTAGGCGCTCATCACGCCCCACCCGCCGGCCCGCACGACCCGCTCGAACGGGGCCAGGTAGAGCTCGCGCAGCGCCCGTTCCGGGATCCGCACGTCCACCGTCATCCGGTCGGTCTCGGAGTCGTTGCCGACCAGGTGCTTCACCGTGGTGCCGACGCCGTGCTCCTGCACGCCGCGCACGAACCCGGCCGCGATCTCGCCGGTGAGCAGCGGATCCTCCGAGTAGCACTCGAAGTGCCGGCCGTTCAGCGGGGTGCGGTGCAGGTTGACCGTGGGGCCGAGCACCACGTGCACCCCCTTGCGGCGGGCCTCCTGGCCGAGCACCCGCCCGGCGTCGGCGGCCAGCTCCGGGTCCCAGGTCGCGGCGAGCGCGGTCGGGCTGGGCAGCGCGACCGACGGATCCTCGGGTGCCCAGCCGGTGCCGCGCACGCCGATCGGGCCGTCCGACATCACCAGCGAGCGCAGCCCGATGCGCGGGATCTCGGGGAGCGACCAGAAGTCCTGCCCGGTCAGCAGGGACACCTTCTCGTCCAGCGTCAACCGGTCGACAAGGTGATCAATGTCGGTCATCTGAGAGCGCTCCCAAGGGCAAGTACGGAATTCCGGTGCCCATTCAAGCCCAGAATCGGCCCGCATAAGATCCGACAGGTGGACAACTCCTGCCTGTTCTGCCGCATCGTCGCCGGCGAGATCCCCGCGACCGTGGTGCACCGCACCGAGACCACCGTGGCCTTCCGGGACATCGACCCGAAAGCGCCGACCCACGTCCTGGTGATTCCGGTCGAGCATCACGCCGACGTGGTGGCGCTGGCCACCGCGAACCCGGCCGCCGCCGCCGACGTGCTGGCCGCCGCGGCCGCCGTGGCCGAGGCCGAGGGCCTGACCGGGGACGGTTTCCGGGTCATCTTCAACACCGGCCGCAACGGCGGCCAGGAGGTCTTCCACGTGCACGCGCACGTCCTCGGCGGCGCGCCACTCGGCCCGATGCTGTCCGGCCGGTGACCGTGCCGCACGCCCGCTATCAGCGCGCCGTCCGCAAGGCCCAGGCCGACGGCCGGATCCCGGCGCTCAGCGTCGCCCTGGTCCGCGCCGACCGCGAGCCGTGGGTCCTGACCGTCGGCGAGTCGGGCAACCCGGCGTACCCGCTCGGGCCGGACAGCCGGTTCCGGATCGGGTCGGTCACCAAGACGTTCACCGCGGTGCTGGTCATGCAGGCCCGCGACGACGGGCTGCTCGACCTGGACCAGCCGGTCGCCCGCTACCTCGACGTGCCGGCGCACGGCGACGCCACGGTCCGCCGGCTGCTCTCGCACACCGCCGGGTTCCAGCGGGAGCCGTACGGCGACGTCTGGGACACGCTGATCACCCCGGACACCGGCCGGATGCTCGCCGAGCTGGACCGGGCCGAGCGGGTGCTGCCGAACGCGCGGCGCTTCCACTACTCCAACCTGGGCCTGGCCGTTCTCGGTCAGATGGTCGCCAAACTGCGCGGCGGCACCTGGGCCGAGATCCTCACCGAGCGGATCCTCGCCCCGCTCGGCCTGCGGCACACCACGGTCGAGCGGCCGGCCGCGGCGGTGGTCGGGTACCTGGTCGACGCGTACTCCGACGCGGCCCGCCCGGAGCCGGCGTTCGACCTGGGCGGCATCGCCCCGGCCGCACAGCTGTGGAGCACCGCCGCGGACATGGCGAAGTGGGCCGCGTTCCTGGTCGACCCGGCGCCGGCCGTGCTGGACCCGGCCACCGCCGAGGAGATGCGCTGGCCCGCGACGACCACCGACGAGTCGCTCTGGGCGGCCGGGTTCGGGCTCGGCCTGATCCTCTGCCCGGAGGGCCGGCGGGTGATGCACGTGGGGCACGACGGCGCGATGCCCGGCTTCCTGGCCGGCGTCTACGGCCGGCGCGGCGGCGAGGGCAACCCGGGCGGGCTGGGCTGTGCCGTGCTCGGCTCCTCCGGCACCGCCGGGCAGGTCAACGAGCTGGTGCACGAGCTGCTGCGGCTCGCGGTCGAGCACGACCCGGCGGAGATCCGGCCGTGGCGGCCGGCCGCGCCGGCGCCGCAGCCCTACCGATCGGTGCTGGGCCGCTGGTGGAGCGAGGGTTCCGAGTTCGTCTTCGGCTGGCACGACGGGCAGTTGCAGGCCCGCGCGGCCGAGGCGCCCGGGGACCGGCCGCCGGCCGTCTTCCGGCCGCTGCCGGATCAGGCCGACGTCTTGCGGACGACCTCCGGGCGCGAGACGGGCGAGCTGTTGCGCCTGCACCGGGACGAGTCCGGCGCGGTGGTCCGGATGCACTGGGCGACCTACCGCTTCACCCGGGGGCAGGAGGCCTTCGACGGCGGCCTGGCCTCGGACGGGCCGTTCGGTGTGGCAGGTGGGTGATCTGCGGAACGGCCAGCCGATAATGGCATCGGCGCGCGGGCGGGCGAGCGGATAGGATGGCACGATCCTTGAGCACGCCGCCCCACGTGTCTTAGCTGGCACCGAGGACGACGCCGAGAAAGAGAGCAGGTGGCGGAGGCCCACAGGGCCGCCCTATGACCGGTACGCCGAACCCTTCCAGCACGGGCTCGTCCAGCCCGGTGCGGGCGCAGACCAAGATCTCGGTGTCCGACCCGAAGATCATGGTGAACCTGCTCGGCGCCAAGGACGAGATCCTCCGCCTCATCGAACGCACCGTCAGCAGTGACGTGCACGTGCGGGGCAACGAGATCACCATCACCGGCGAGCCGGCCGACAACGCCACCGCCGAGCGGCTCTTCTCCGAGCTCATCGAGCTCATCGAGAAGGGCGAGACGCTCAGCGTGGACGCCGTCCGGCGCACCCTGCGGATGCTCGAGGAGAACACCTCCGAGCGCCCCGCCGAGGTGCTGACGCTGAACATCCTGTCCCGGCGGGGCCGCACCATCCGCCCCAAGACGCTGGGCCAGAAACGCTACGTCGACGCCATCGACGAGAACACGATCGTCTTCGGCATCGGCCCCGCCGGTACCGGTAAGACGTATCTGGCGATGGCCAAGGCCGTGCAGGCGCTCCAGGCGAAACAGATCAACCGGATCATCCTCACCCGCCCCGCGGTCGAGGCCGGCGAGCGGCTGGGCTTCCTGCCCGGCACCCTCACCGAGAAGATCGATCCCTATCTGCGCCCGCTCTACGACGCGCTGCACGACATGCTCGACCCGGAGTCGATCCCGCGCCTGATGGCGGCCGGCACGATCGAGGTCGCCCCGCTGGCGTACATGCGCGGCCGGACGCTGAACGACGCGTTCATCATCCTGGACGAGGCGCAGAACACCACGCCCGAGCAGATGAAGATGTTCCTGACCCGGCTCGGGTTCGGTGCCAAGATCGTGGTGACCGGTGACGTCACCCAGGTCGACCTGCCCGGTGGCACCAGCAGCGGGCTCAAGGTGGTCCGGGAGATCCTGCGCGACGTCGAGGACGTGCACTTCGCCGAGCTGTCCAGCTCCGACGTGGTGCGGCACCGGCTGGTCGCGGAGATCGTGGACGCCTACGCGCGGTTCGACGCCGAGCAGGAGCAGCAGCAGGCAGCAAATTCCGTTCATGCCGTTCCCGGGCGGGCCGCCAACGGCCGGGCCGGGCGTCGGCGCTGATTCGCAAGGGGTAATCGCACCACTATGTCCATCGAGATCGCCAACGAGTCGGGAGTCGAGGTCGACACCGACGCGATCCTCGCGGTTGCCCGGCACGCCCTCGACGAGATGGGGGTCAACCCGCTCGCCGAGCTCTCCATCCTGCTGGTCGACATCGACTACATGGCCGAGCTGAACCATCGCTGGATGGGCAGCGACGGACCGACCGACGTGCTCGCCTTCCCGATGGACGAGGGCAGCGTCGACCACGGTCCGGGCGAGTCCGGCGCCGGCGAGCCGGCCCTGCTGGGCGACATCGTGCTGGCCCCCGAGGTGGCGGCCAAGCAGGCGGTCGCGGCCGGGCACACGCCCGCCGACGAGCTGCACCTGCTCACCGTGCACGGCGCGCTGCACCTGCTCGGCTACGACCACGCCGAGCCGGAGGAGGAGCGGGAGATGTTCGCCCTACAGGCGAAACTGCTGCAAAGCTGGCGTGCCGGACGCAAAGCCGGCTGACCGTGGACCCCGCCTCGGCCGGCCTCCCGGACCTGCAACTGATCATCTTCGCGGTCGGACTGGTCCTGCTGGCCGGCCTCGCCTCGATGACCGACGCGGCGCTGGCCACCGTCTCCACGGCCCGGGCCACGGAGCTGGAGCGGGAGGGACAGCGCGGCGCCGGTGCGCTGGCCGCGGTCTCCTCCGACGTGGTGCGCCACGTCAACCTGCTGCTCCTGCTCCGGTTGCTCTGCGAGCTGACCGCCACCACCCTGGTGGCGCTGGTCGCGGTGGACACCTGGGGCGTCGGCTGGTCGGCCGCGCTGATCACCGCCGGGGCCATGACGCTGATCAGCTTCGTGGTGGTCGGGGTGGCCCCGCGCACCCTCGGCCGCCAGCACGCGTACGCGGTGGGCCGCGCCGCCGCCCCACTGGTCCGCTGGCTGGGCCGGGTGCTCAACCCGCTCGCCTCGCTGCTGATCCTGATCGGTAACGCGGTGACCCCGGGCAAGGGTTTCCCGGAGGGCCCGTTCGGCAGCCAGGTGGAGCTGCGCGAGCTGGTCGACCTGGCCGAGCAGCGCGGCGTGGTCGAGCACGGTGAGCGCGAGATGATCCACTCGGTGTTCGCGCTGGGCGACACGATCGCCCGCGAGGTGATGGTGCCGCGGACCGAGATGGTGTGGATCGAGGCGCCGAAAACCCTCCAGCAGGCGCTCTACCTCTTCCTGCGCTCGGGGTTCTCCCGGATCCCGGTGATCGGCGAGAGCGTCGACGACGTGCTGGGCGTGCTCTATCTGAAAGACGTGATCCGCCGGACGCAGAACGGCGATCCGGCCGCGGCCGCCCAGGCGGTGGCCGACGCGATGCGCCCGGCGACCTTCGTGCCGGAGTCGAAACCGGTCGACGACCTGCTCTCCGAGATGCAGGCGGCCCGCAACCACCTGGTGATCGTGGTGGACGAATACGGCGGCACGGCCGGCCTGGTGACGATCGAGGACATCCTCGAGGAGATCGTCGGCGAGATCACCGACGAGTACGACGTGGAGCGTCCCCCGATCGAGCACCTGGAGGACGGGGCGGTGCGGGTCGCCGCGCGCCTGCCGATCGAGGACCTGGGCGAGGTCTTCGGGGTGGAGCTGCCCACCGACGAGGTCGAGACGGTCGGCGGCCTGCTCGCGCAGACGCTGGGCCGGGTGCCGATCCCGGGCGCCGCGGCCGACGTCGAGGGCCTGCACCTGATCGCCGAGGGCACCACCGGCCGGCGGAACCGGATCGACTCGGTGCTGGTGCGCCGGGTGCCGGAGCCGTCCGCCGACGAGAACGACGAGAACGTAGCCGAGAACGAGGAAAGACTTCCCGCCGATGCCTGAGCAGACGTTTGCCGCCATCGCCGTGCCGAGCGCGGCCGGTCCCGAGCTGAGTGCCGAGGACGCCAAGCTGGTCACCCTGGCCCGGTCCTCCCGCGCCCGGGTGGGTGCGGCCGAGGGCGCCGCGGTCCGTGACCAGGACGGCCGCACCTACGCGGCCGCCTCGGTGGCCCTGCCGAGCCTGACGGTGACCGCGTTGCAGCTGGCCGTGGCCCAGGCCGCGGCCTCCGGCGCCACCAAGATCGAGGCCGCCGCGGTGGTCACCGAGAGTGCCGGCCTGGACGGCGCCGGCCACGCCGCGGTCCGCGACCTGGCCGCCGACGCCCTGATCCACGTCGCGGGCCCGTCGGGCAAGCTGGTCGGCACGGTCACGGCATGACCGACAGCACCGAGCGGCAGCCACCCGCACCGAACAGCGACGCCGCGTGCGAGGGCCACGAGGGCATGCCCAAGGAAGGCTCAGCATGACCGACGAGCAGAAGCGGCCGGACGAGCGTCGTCTCACGGCGGGGGAGCGCAACGAGCTGCGGCGTCAGGAGCGTCGCGCGGCCCGCCGGGCCGAGCAGCAGGGCGCGGACCAGCGGGGACGCAAGGCAGGCGGCGCGCGGGGCGGTGCGTCCGGGGAGCGGGGCGCGGCAGGCGGGTCCGGCGCCGGGTCACGCTCGGGCCGAGGTTCCGGCTCTTTCGGTACGCGTGGAGAACGTCCCGCCGCCGAGCCGGGCAGCCGTCGCGGGACACCCGGCGGAACCCGGAGCGGTCAGGGCGCCCCCAGCACGCCGGCCGCCCGCCGGGACGCGGCGCTCGGGCGTACCGAAAAATCGCATGTGTCCGCAGGCGTGCCGGAGGCCCGCCCGGAGCGCAAGCCCCGCGTGCGCAAGCACAAGGCGGCGACCGTGGAACGCCGGGACGACGGGGTGTATCGCGCCGGTTTCGCCTGTTTCGTCGGGCGGCCGAACGCCGGCAAGTCGACCCTGACCAACGCGATCGTCGGGCAGAAGATCGCGATCACCTCGAACAAGCCGCAGACCACCCGGCACGTGATCCGCGGCATCCTGCACCGGCCGGACTCGCAGTTGGTGCTGGTCGACACACCGGGTCTGCACCGG
Above is a genomic segment from Actinoplanes ianthinogenes containing:
- a CDS encoding epoxide hydrolase family protein, whose product is MAPIRPFRIDVPQADLDDLRDRLTRTRWTPEIPGQGWTRGVPVDYLRGLADYWAGEFDWRAAEARLNELPQFTTEVDGQNLHFAHVRSADPAAVPLLISHDWPASFALYLPVVEALRAHFHLVLVSNPGVGFSGPLTAPGWSTARSAAALNEIMARLGYERYGVQGTGGGAWIAVEMGRQAPDRVIGVHVNGHITFPSGDPAEFDGLTEAEQDRLRRLQEFRDERMGFAAIQSTRPQTLAFGLHDSPVGQLAWIVEKFQEWTDPAAQLPEDAVGRDLLLTNVSLYWFTGTAGSSANTYWESAHDPSAWAPKEKSTVPLGVALGVTDITVRRFAEREAPVTHWTELPAGGNFLPAEEPKLFADDVTAFFHAAGS
- a CDS encoding MATE family efflux transporter, producing the protein MDHRTPLVRLAVPNYVALLSGVLTGIVDVAWVARLGPAPVAAVAVATGVENALLGIVLLINGGVTVRLAAAHGAGDGAAARSVIRAGWLLYTLITPVVVLAGLALRHPLADAFLDDPAAARLAAGYLAVLFPGVAIFYAQQVVDGIFAGHGDTRTPMRLALTANALILILDPLLIYGPGPLPALGITGAALATTAGRAVALVIGLVLRHRAAGGGARKNPAVGAVLRTGAPIAGDFLVRMSGALALLAVVGRSGVAAVAAYGIGLKVLYFATMAFYALRNAATIHAPRTLAVHPDQRPAIGRQVLTLALAAGAAASAVFALLAPLIMRAFTAEREVTTIGVLFLRCVGGYLTPIAGVIALAGFLMAAGRGPALFAVTVTGTATQTVLAWWLSARLDLPGVWLAMCLAALLQLLLVLRLGRLFPGIRAFPQRHVVHSRLTRPRDFSPH
- a CDS encoding PadR family transcriptional regulator, encoding MLALAILGFLHDEPLHGYELKDRITSLTGHVRPVSDGALYPAINRLTAAGLLERRTEPGTSAAPRWMLSLTEAGHAELLRRLRTPSEVEITDRNRYFTVLAFLRHLPDRAEQAEVLRRRLAFLAAPATFFSRGGERLRAADVDDPFRQGMFEIARATSQAERAWLERTLTSLIDDGD
- a CDS encoding class I SAM-dependent methyltransferase translates to MTATDRGRVFGEVAESYHRVRPGYPAELAADLLAEAGPGPVLEVGAGTGKATAGFAALGAELTCLEPDPRMAAVLRRSLPGVRVLETTFESWTPDRAYPLLISAQAWHWVDPARRAALAAAALAPGGLFAPFWNVFFVADPDLHAALTEVNHRHGLAGEHTPHHSPAGSRSPEPLSFAKEWPELHLPGDAFTGMRTLRYRSARSYSADLYREHLLSLSLYRTLPPDRADAVLTDTVAAVEAAGGTIDFVVHTDVALARRR
- a CDS encoding 16S rRNA (uracil(1498)-N(3))-methyltransferase, which produces MSAPLFLVESLPPGSSFTLDGPEGHHAATVQRLRVGEALILADGRGGTAHAEVVAVGRGSVDVAVRERAQEAAADPRLVVVQGIAKGDRGELAVQAMTETGVDEIVPWAASRSVAQWRGDRGFKARDKWAATAREAAKQARRSWLPSVAGDPDCSTKQVAARLADAAAAFVLHEEATERLTAAPLPATGEIILVVGPEGGISDAERDAFRDAGAVPVRLGDAVLRTSTAGVAALAVLSTRLGRW